From Camelina sativa cultivar DH55 chromosome 5, Cs, whole genome shotgun sequence:
GACTTAGCTTTTTTTTGACATTGGATTGCGTGACTCTGCAGTGTGCATAAGCTTAATCAAGCTCAAACTTAGGTTTGGTGTTAGAGATCAAATTCTTTCTTCAAATCGAATTGTACTGATTGttcatatatttgaattttaatacacTTTGCTTCTGATTAGAGGAAACCTGTTaaacaattattacaattttaattcggctcaattgtgtatctgaattatatatttatatacatatatataacttaagtTAAAGTATCTTTGGTATCATATGTGAGATTCCTAATATTTTGAGGACCAACGACACAATGTTTATTAGTTTACACTATGCAAGTgtaatgaaaaataagaaaaagtagtttattttataaatcccCCTGGttatgttttaaatttcaaCTAAACTAAGCAGAGTCGGATGAATTATTGTCGATTGGTAACACTAAAAAAATTCCTACCTAAAGAAAaggctaattaaaaaaaaacaggttaATGAAAAAGTTAAGGCTAATCGTTACAATCGCACTCGTGACCACAATTAGAGATATTATCTTATATTACTTTCTTATAACACCATATAGATAGTCACACTAAAGCATCCCCCCATAAACAATCATACTCAAAATTATTctcaattcatatatattattcctTTACGATTATAGTATTACATTAGGCACTTGTATTTGTATATCATATTAAATTATGTAGATATTTAACAGTGAGAGGATCGAACTGGAGAACCATTTCGAAATAATGTTGCTTAGTTATATGATGTATCCATTAATGTTGGGAGTAAGAGAACTATAATTACGTATCTTAAGAAAGATCGGagatgttgacaaaaaaaaaaaaaaaaaaaaaaaaaaaaaaaaaaaaaaNCTACGAGCAAATCCATCTTCaatttttctaatgatttttaagaaaacgaataataatattaatccACTAGATACATCGATGTTCATAAACGAAAGCACATTAAGTCTCGTAATTGTTATATAACTTCTGATGAAAAGAAAGTATTAAAAGGAAAGACAATTAATGCCCATATGTATTAAAATGAGGACCGCCCAAAGCATTAGCATACACAATAATGCGGGGAAAAGCATTACTAGGCAATAATGCGAGAGAAAGCATTACATAACAagttaaaaaagagaaaaaggagcAATTGGAAAAAAACTTGATCAGAAGAAGACGACCATTATCTTTCTTTTCGTTGTTGTATCTTTGaccatataaataaattaattgagATCCCATTCTTTCACCCTTTACTTTCGATGTTTACATCTTCAATTTGGAGCTTTCAAAAACAGCCTTATATATGCGGTTTCGTATCGTTTGCCCACATATATATCTAGGACTAGGAGAGGATATTATAGGTCATCCAAAGGTTGGCCCGCAAGAAAAAACGACATTGTATAGActcgtatatatatacaatcctAAGTTAAGACgttttatctaaaaatttatGCAGATATCATTAAAGTTTTCTTTGGTGTAAACATCAcctattggttttattattagtCGGAGGTTAAATCCATAATGTATCTTGTGTTCTCACGATCTCATATAAAACCAATATACAATAACCCTATGTATAGTACAGTGATATGCAATAGTCTTCTTATAAAACTTCTCTATGAACGTTTCAGCCTTCATAATTGTATAATAAAAGTGCCAAAATATATAGCACAAAGTgagtttatatatgaaaatatagtATCAAATGGTTAGAAAGGAGAGACGTTAATCAAAAATCATACCTTACCttcaatcaagaaaaaaatttcttttaaatcatTGCAATTTATTCATTCCcaatctcttatcttttttttttttttttttaagatcgGTGCACCACACGGAATCTTACTTTTTGTTAGCTCAAAAGGGAAAGAAGATGTATATTTAGAATCCCAGTGTTATTTTGCACGTCTCTTATTGGTTCTTACAAAGTACGTAAACGTCAACGTTTAAGGATTTGGTAAAATTACAATCTTATGTGTatgtataagattttttttttttttcatatacacACGACATATATAAAAGGTTTATGCATGTATCTGTGACTTTGACTCAACTTTAAACCAAGCGAAGATAAGTAATATCGTTTCTTgacagttttttcttttcatgtttccttttggttcaaaattttattttgataaaaataataattacatatgTCTCTAGAGACACATGTATAGCCTTAGGATGTATTGTAATTAaacttaatctttttttgtatcttcttgttatttctctacttgtataatgtatatgaacatatatttatcaaataatCATGTAATTTGTATTGGATATTGGATAGTACTAGAGCTCCACCACATTTATATGTATAACAAcaccaaaaaatgaaaagaaaatagtGTTAcgaaaaaaatctacaaatcGCCTATCAGTCAAAATTACTACATGCATGTGacactttaaattttttgtccaaaaaaaaaaaaaaaaaaaaagcatgtgacactttaaattgtttaataacATTTAATATCTACAAATCTAAAATTAGTACATGCGTCATCTAAAATttcatcatcaaaattttaatttatattagaTCAATCAATATCACATAAATTGAGCTCACTGCAACTCACATAATAGCACGTACgtattatataaaatctaaaagattataatatatctttattcATTAGCCAACTGCAGCTTCTCAGCTTTTTGTCAACTTTTGTTGcatgaaaattatttttgaagtctcTTTCTCGTTTTTGAAACGTTTCAGAAACACAAACTCGTGAAAACACGGAAATAAAACACAGAAACACAATTActgaaaattttttatttggaaatacGATGAAAACTTCATTCCCAATTTTGAAACACGatagaaactttttttgtttaaaaacttgataaatagataatttgaaaatataaaaatttattatacatataaatataatattagtagtgttttaaaataacaatttaatatttctgttttgaatttttgttgtttcaaatatttcttttaatataattttttattatatatcatatatatatgtaaatatatatatgtgtttctaAAACGTTTTGCTTTCGCGTATATGTTTCCGTTTCATACAACCTAGTTGTCAACCAactttaaatttgatatatgtCTTATATCGTGAATAGTTCATATATACCTGCCAAGTGCAGAATAATGAATCAAAAACGCAACCGAACCGATCCttctttacaaaaataaaataaaattacatgtaagaaaataatgaaagtGTTTCCACCAGAAACTAAGTGGCAAACTGGGAACAGTGCAAATGACCCAAAATATTGGCGATTATACCCACTTACATCAATAAATATTCCatgaactaaaataaattagaaaataacttaataaaaaggaaaaaagcaaaaaaaaaaaacaaaatgtaaccaATGATCACTCTACCCAACAGTGTCGGTATACTGTGACTCATTAATCATTTActtagtttatactttatactagAAAGAGCTCGATGCATCAACACCTCTCCTGCTAGAGTTAGGCGACCATTCATCAAATGATATATgggaacattaaaaaaaatctgcttAGGacatttctatgttttattttgtacaaCCGAGGAAAATAATGTATTAGTAAACGAATATGCATGACATTGTTTCAGCGAATTTTTTGGTCGAGAACATTGATAAATGCATCTTTTCTGTGGATTTACATTATGGTAGTTGACATAATTATCAATATAACATATAGTTAAAACCTAACTGTATACTTCGCACACTAGAATATTATCATGAAGAAAATGAATCTAattagagaatatatatttgattacaGCTAACGTGCAATCAAATTCGATCAAATATGCGAACCCaaagaattatattttacaagttacaaaattttgtatctttGTATGGTTTTAGTCGATAAGGCAGAGAAATACGTCCCATGATTTAAGAGTAAGGAATTGGACAACTTGtctgaaaatttacaaaaagaaaaattacggatatacttttataataaaatatttacacTAAAACAAATTATAGACGTATAAGTTTCCGTAGAGAAATGAATGTTCACATCACATCCTTTATCTTTTGGCTCTATATAAAGAGAGATAACCAAGACAAAACATAACAACTCATTCAATTGAAAAGAAATATCTTCATATATCTATATTGCTActactttaaaatataatcaaactaaatTCTTGATCCTAAGTTATTAGGATGGAGGAAGTAAAGAAGAGGGATTGCATGGAGAAGGCAAGGCCATTCATTTCAATGGTAGTATTGCAAGTAGGACTAGCGGGAATGGATATTCTGTCAAAGGCTGTTCTAAACAAAGGCATGAGCAATTACGTCCTTGTTGTTTACCGTCATGCTGTTGCTACCATCGTTATGGCCCCCTTCGCCTTCTACTTCGACAAGTACGTACTATTCTCTATCTTCCCTGCTATTTAGATCAACATAGTTCAATGTTTTGTTTGAACCACTACATCAAATTATCATCTACACGAAGATTTCATTCTTTTTAcgtttgtgtttattttgaagaaataaaaaaaaaggtagaatTGTTGGGAATTATAGTTGATACCAAATTATATTGAGTAGTTTCAGGACCATGATAGCAGGATAGCaggatatatatatcaagtcTGATCAATATTAGGAACAGAGTTTGCAATACAAAAATCTTTTAGGCTACCTTTGTGTTTCTATGTGATGGTATATCTATGATCATGATAGAATAGAAATGCAAACACAAACGCAAAGAAACTCTGGTGGTCATATTCCACTAAAGAAATTTTAGGTTAAATCATGTgtatacatatttattgttGAGTTGTTTATGTCAAAAAAATGTGGGTGGTGCTTGCATGGACGTTTGGTGTGTTGGAAGGATGAATGAAAttatagcaaaaagaaagaatgaggCTTTTGACGTAATATATGATGATAAGAAGTGGTCACTCATatgttaaaagacaaaatacTTGCAACCGTTTTATATTTGCTTTTCTGTGGCTTCTGTCATTATCATGCATTGAATGTGAGTCCTTACAATTATTTTAGTGTttctttttgcaaaaaaaaaagatatactaATTCAACATTAAGTGCTTAATCTAAAAGTGTGTATGCTTTAGTAACTGTGAACTTGTAATCTAGTAATTTCTTGTCAGTCTAGGAACCAAATTGAAATGATTCTAAGCTTATGCATAGTTCATGTTCTAATCAATTTTCAGTTTTCTGATCAAATtcgattttaaataaaaacaggAAGGTGAGACCGAAGATGACACTGATGATATTCTTCAAGATATCACTCCTTGGTTTACTCgagtaataattttttgttcttcatttcattatattttttttccttttcttaactTGATCtaataaacaattttgtaataatatagGCCAGTGATCGATCAGAACTTATACTATCTAGGGATGAAATACACTACCGCTACATTTGCAACGGCCATGTACAATGTCCTACCCGCAATCACTTTTGTGCTTGCCTATATATTCGGACTCGAAAGAGTGAAGCTACGATGCATCAGGAGCGCGGGGAAGGTGATTGGGACGTTGGCTACAGTTGGAGGAGCCATGATCATGACACTTGTTAAAGGCCCGGTTCTTGATCTCTTTTGGACCAAAGGAATATCTTCAAAAAACACAGATGGGACTGATATTCACAGCGCCATCAAAGGAGCAGTATTGGTCACAATTGGTTGTTTTAGCTATGCATGTTTCATGATTCTTCAAGTAAGCTAAATTCTCTCTACTTACAAAATAATACAGCTATGGGTTGATTTTGACAaatgaatcaatgttttcatcAGGCAGTTACACTGAGAACATACCCGGCTGAGCTTTCTCTCACAGCATGGATATGCCTAATGGGGACAATAGAAGGAACGGTCGTGGCATTAGTGAtggaaaaaggaaatcctaGTGCTTGGGCCATTGGTTGGGATACTAAACTTCTTACATCCACCTATAGTGTAAGATTCATTCATACATATCCCAATAAGCCAGTGGATTATTCatcattaattatatttaataaaataaattgttggaTCTAAAATGTGTGCAGGGGATAGTATGCTCAGCATTGGCTTACTATGTTGGAGGAGTGGTGATGAAAACTAGAGGTCCTGTGTTTGTAACAGCTTTTAGTCCTCTATGTATGATCATAGTAGCGATTATGTCAACCATCATCTTTGCAGAGCAGATGTATCTTGGAAGGTAAGGAAATCACCAAACATCAAACATGAGCTTTAACTATCAAAATCAGAATGATTGtagtgaaaatattttgtttctttggcaGGGTTCTTGGTGCGGTGGTTATATGTGGAGGGTTATACCTTGTGATATGGGGCAAAGGCAAAGATTACAAATATCAATCCACGCCGCTAACAATTGATCCATCAACACAACCAAAGCTAGAACTAAGCGGAATTGGGAAGAATAATATTGATCATGAAGTCATTACAATCAGCAAGCAAGGAGAACAGAGAACAACAATTGTAGATTCAGTCTAACTCAACAAGTATGTCgacaaaaatgtttttcatgGAGGAGTCAGAACGTACTAGAGATTTTCTACTAGTTTCCAATTATGTATCAGAGAaactgtagaaaaaaaaattgctaactaccatggagagaacaaaaaaactgtCCAAGAGGAAGTGcaaaatttatatgataaaactaTGTTATTCATGCCGTATATATACAATGAAATATGGTAAATGAATTACCAGTACAGGAGAAAATTTATTGACAGTGAAGTTGCAATTCTCTCAAAGGTGACCTTATTTAACCACCTTTGTGCTTCAAAATATCattgaaaaaaattgtaatggCAAAATTCTACCATAAGACACGCTCATACAGACTTACCATGGtctaaggaaaaagaaaaaaaaaagattgcatTGGAGCTAAGAGTTTTCCTAATAGTGTCTAAACCAGAGTTCATGACTCATGACTAGTAAAACCCTACAACGTCCCGGTTACCTTCATTACAAAGAGCGGTAATCTCTACAAGAAGTAGAAACATAGTGAACAAAGTAAGAAGCGAAGAGTAGATTTTAGCATTCTCAATGAGAGCCcttaaaaataacttttgagTTCTGATTTctgaatattattaaaaattcatCATAAATTTGATGAATATAACTAACTCATATtaactaattaacaaaacaaaaaaatctgttaGAGGCAGAGTCGTTTTAGTGATATGCATAATTCATGTAGCTTACCTCAGAGGAATGGAGAACTGTCGATACTTTGTATGGATGGGAAACGTAGACCTGGAAATTGTACCTAATCATGCCTATCCCCGGGAAGaatatatagtgaaataatCACTGATATAATTAGGGATAATTAGGGATTTAGGATTTAGATTGTAGACATACGATAACTTAATTATGAGCAGAACAGAGCATAATCTTTGAGGCATGTGATGCACACCATATGTTGTGTATTTTCTTATACTACCTATACAAGCGaagaaattgaataaaaatggaaaaatgttTGCCAGCTACGCCAAGTATTGgccaacacatagccacacatacaaacaatataaatgttttgttagctacatgaactattgtcattacataaggacatgcataaacaaacatgaTTTATGTGTACAACATTATAACCATCTAATTCCGATGATTTGTTTGCCGGAATCCGGTGTTGACCGGTATTGACCGGCATTGACCAATGTTGACCGGTAttgatcaaaaaattaaaaattttatttattttttacaaaaaacaaaagtttaaaaaaaacaaaagtttaaaaaaattacataactttactaaaaattatataataaatttttactacaaaataatacaacaaatatacattttccttttataaattcaaaatttggtttttaattttataccatATCATTTGTATAccctattatattttattatgtagcatgctattaaatatttttatataacaagtatataaaaataatggtAAATCAAAGGTTATATAGCAAGGTACAAtatactttaacaaaaaaaaacaaattagactcAATTATAAAAAGTCTATGAACATTTTTAAgccaaaagattttaagaaaaaattatatgtctcatcatttgttatatatcatattatatttgttatataaaaggaaatttttgtatataacaaaattttactacaaagtattataacaaatatacatttttcttttgtatataacaaatataatatggtacatgacaaatatacatttcccttttgtatataataaatataatatggtataaaatttaaaactaacttttgaatttacaaaaggaaaatgtatatatgttatactattttgtagtaaaattttattatataatcttttagtaaagttatgtaattattttgttgatttttattgtttatgaaaaaaaaaaattggtcaacgccggtcaatattggtcaacgccggattccGGCAAACAAATCATCGGAATTAGAtggttatggtgttgtacacataactcatgtttgtttatgcatgtcCTTATATAATGACAATAGTTCATGTAgctaacaaaacatttatattgtttgtatgtgtggcgaTGTGTTGGCCTATACTTGACGTAGctggcaatcatttttccaataaaaatcattatgCTAATTATTACTCTCTCTAGATATTTTTACTTGTTGTTAAAGATTTTTgcacaaaaattaagaaaactattaaattttctgttttgcttattattaatatattttataacttttttgttGGTCAAAATCTTAAAACAACAAGGATAAAACTAGAATATTCACCaaacatctgcattgaaaatctaaaagcacaactattatgaaaaaaaaattaagttctACAAcgacaaattaaattaaaacggAGGAAGTATAGTTTTATGTTTGTGACATCTAAAAGTTGGAAATtaaattttgggtttaattgatcaattttaaaagtttatactCTGTTATTGGGTGTTTCTGACAAATTAACTATTTAGAGGACAATTCTGTAAATAGTAAGCACTGCGAAGAATGAAGTGCAAACAGGTGAGAAAATTTATACGAGGAGAGCCGAGAGGCTCGGCTCCAGTGATTTGGGCTTTTCATGTTTGGGTCTACTAAGTGTGTGccggaaaatatattttttcaattcttacttTAATAAACAAAAGCTTATATGTTCCACTTACTTTAAAAATCAACATCTAATCTCGATCTAATCCAAAACTTAGCTAATAGagggaaagaagaaacaaaaaaaggttaacccaatattaacataatttaaaCAATCTTGCTTTTGCCAAATTCGAAAGCTCCACTGTCCAATCCTAGGAATCCATGTGTTCATCTCTTCTTTGTGTCAACATGAAAACatccaaaaagaaatagaaacaaaaaaacaaaagtaaattagGAAGCAGACGATATAAGTCTAGGTTGTGTATCTATACAACTTTGTGCACGCGTGAGCAACA
This genomic window contains:
- the LOC104785764 gene encoding WAT1-related protein At2g37460-like, producing MEEVKKRDCMEKARPFISMVVLQVGLAGMDILSKAVLNKGMSNYVLVVYRHAVATIVMAPFAFYFDKKVRPKMTLMIFFKISLLGLLEPVIDQNLYYLGMKYTTATFATAMYNVLPAITFVLAYIFGLERVKLRCIRSAGKVIGTLATVGGAMIMTLVKGPVLDLFWTKGISSKNTDGTDIHSAIKGAVLVTIGCFSYACFMILQAVTLRTYPAELSLTAWICLMGTIEGTVVALVMEKGNPSAWAIGWDTKLLTSTYSGIVCSALAYYVGGVVMKTRGPVFVTAFSPLCMIIVAIMSTIIFAEQMYLGRVLGAVVICGGLYLVIWGKGKDYKYQSTPLTIDPSTQPKLELSGIGKNNIDHEVITISKQGEQRTTIVDSV